DNA sequence from the Salifodinibacter halophilus genome:
GTTGATGCTCGGCCTGCTCCAGTTTGGCGACCAGTGGTTTGATGCGCGTTTTAAATTGCGCCAAGCGCGCCGTGGGCAGTTTCCGGCCGCCGGGCAGAGCCATGGTCATCGGATTATGTGGCGTGCCGTTTTTCCGAATTTCGAAGTGCAGGTGCGGCCCGGTTGTTCGGCCCGATTGGCCGACATAGCCGATGATTTGTCCTTGTTTGACGTGTTCGCCTTCCTGCAGACCTTTCGCGAAGCGATGCATGTGGGCATAGCGGGTGCTGTAGCCGCCGAAATCCTTGAGCTGGACGATGCGCCCGTAGCCGTTTTTCCAGCCTTTGTATTTGACCGTGCCATCGGCGGCCGCATGGATCGGTGTGCCAACGGCCGCGGCCATGTCAACGCCGTGATGCGGCTCGCGCTTGCCGGTCACTGGATTGACGCGCGACCGGCTAAACGGCGAGCTGATATGTGTGTAGTCGACAGGATGCCGGGAAATGGAGCGCTGCAATGAGCGCCCGTCGCGAGCGTAATAGCCCGTATCGCCGTCTGGCCCCGTAGCGCGGAATGCTGTTAGTTGATCCCCATTTGTGCGCAGGGTGGCGGCGATAACCGGACCGATGCTGAAGCGTTGACCGGCACTGTAGCGAGCCTGATACATGATGCTGAAGTGGTCGCCCGACTGGATATTTTTAGACAGGTTAAAGCGATGCTTGAAGATCTGTGTAAGCTGGTTAGCTACGCGTGCAGGTACCCGCGCCCGGGCCAGCGAATTGGCAAGTGACTGGCGCACTGTTCCGTGCGCGATCAGACGCCGCTTTGTGACGGGGATTTGCTGGATGCGGGCATTAAGATCGCCGTTCTTGCGTGTCAGTACCAGCGTTTTGTCTGAAGAAAGTTGGTAGCGCAGTCCCATCAGTTTGCCGCTCGAGTCGCGTTCGATGGCGACGCGGTCGCCGGGGTGCAGACGCTTTAAAGCCTTGGCTGCCGATCCGGCTGCCACGACGTCGTGCCATATGCCGCGTTCGAGGCCAGCTTGTTGCAACACGCTGGCAAGTGTGTCGCCTTGTTCGACCTTGATGCGCCGCCAGCGCGGCCCTTTGGCCGGGATCAGGCCGCTTGCCTTGCTAAGACGAAACCCGGAATCGCCAGTTGGGTGATTGTGGCGTTGGTTTTCGGACGTGGATTGGGATGGTGTTTCTGCATTCGTAGTGGCCGGTGCCAGCGAGGTATAAGTAACTGTGCAGCCCAAAAAAAGTAGTGCAAGCGCAGCTCGGCAGGTCGCCACCATGTATCGTCCTTACAAAAGCGCGCCGCGACGAGTGCCGTTGCGCGCCACACACCTGAAACAGCGTAGGAAATTAACATGAAATACGCATAAGGCACATGAATTGCAAGCAAGATGGAAATATTTTGTTATAAAAATAAATTTTTGATGCTTTATAAGGTTTGTCGAGCGCAGAATTGGTCGGGATTTTTTAAAGAAAGCTGGTAGTGGACCAGTGCTGCCTCGCTATGATCGAAAGACGATGAAGCTGGCAATAAGGCAAAGACAGGTATTGGCCACGTCTAGCCGGTTGCGGCGGCTGTATGGAATCGGGCCGAAGCAGTGTGGTTATTTGATAAAATTATTAAACCTTGTAGCTCGTATAACTTTCCGCTAGATATATGTTTCAACGATGCCAGTCTGATCGAGCTGCTGTCGCGGTTATTGTTGCGGCGATTTTGTGCGCCGCCGCTGTGGCAGGGGCAGGGGTTGCTGATACCAAAGAGACACCGGATATAGCCCCTGCCAAAGCCCAAAAGATGCTGGCTCGTATCCAGCCACGCGCCAAAGATGG
Encoded proteins:
- a CDS encoding peptidoglycan DD-metalloendopeptidase family protein, with amino-acid sequence MVATCRAALALLFLGCTVTYTSLAPATTNAETPSQSTSENQRHNHPTGDSGFRLSKASGLIPAKGPRWRRIKVEQGDTLASVLQQAGLERGIWHDVVAAGSAAKALKRLHPGDRVAIERDSSGKLMGLRYQLSSDKTLVLTRKNGDLNARIQQIPVTKRRLIAHGTVRQSLANSLARARVPARVANQLTQIFKHRFNLSKNIQSGDHFSIMYQARYSAGQRFSIGPVIAATLRTNGDQLTAFRATGPDGDTGYYARDGRSLQRSISRHPVDYTHISSPFSRSRVNPVTGKREPHHGVDMAAAVGTPIHAAADGTVKYKGWKNGYGRIVQLKDFGGYSTRYAHMHRFAKGLQEGEHVKQGQIIGYVGQSGRTTGPHLHFEIRKNGTPHNPMTMALPGGRKLPTARLAQFKTRIKPLVAKLEQAEHQRVAVQSTDYRSPVCQRQVGIGRQLSVDPTAITNANETGINLFCRTSG